DNA sequence from the Phocoena sinus isolate mPhoSin1 chromosome 9, mPhoSin1.pri, whole genome shotgun sequence genome:
TTCTTACTGGGCAAGCTTGGGCTTGTTTACTGATGATAAATTTCCTTATCTTCAAAATGGGAGTCATGGCAGAAATGGCAGGGTCCTAGCAGGAAACCAATGACACACTTAAAATGGATACTTTGAAAAGAGTTTAGTAAAATTTAATAAAGGGACAATTTACAAAGCTGTGGACAAATTATAAGGAAGTCACAGTGATAGTGCATTGTCTCAAGGCCAGAAACAGTGAGTGTCATTTCCACCCCCAGACCTGAAGACAAGAGGGACAGTGTCGGTTGCCAGAACTTAGAAGTGAGTAACGTCAAAGGGCAAACCCAACAGGAGCAGCACCTTTTGTGGACCCTGATGTGACTGTGCAGGTGGGAAGCTGGGGGAACAAGTAACCTGGGCTTACGCACCTCCTCCCTCTCACCTTCTGCAGGGGCTTCCCCGTTGATGAACCCAACTTGAATCCCAAGGGCAAGAGAGCCCTTTTAAAGAGGTCCAGTGGTTCTGGGATTTgggcctgcatcagaatcacctgcaggTCTTGTTGAACTACAGAGCTCTGATtcagtggtggtggagggggctTGGATTTTGCAGTTCAAACActttcccaggtgatgctgatccagctggtctggggaccacacgtGGAGAGCCACTGATGTAGTCCTGGGTACAAAGGAAGGTGGAGAATGGTGGGCAGTGGCTCTGAAAAGGCAAGCGGAAGATATCTGGCCCAGTTTTCTTACTTGTTAGAGGATTCGAAGGATGTATGTTTAAGTGCTTGTCATGCTGGAGGTTATCAGTAAATGTCCCCTTTCCTTGACTTCAGGCCTCAGCGTGCTCTTTGACTCCTCTTGACCATTATGGCTTCTACAAACTGCTCTGTTCAGATCTTCAAGACCTGCAAGAAGGCTCCCCAGAATCCTAACTCTGAACTTGGTCTCACCATCTGTTTTCTGCAGCTTCTCTCAAGCTCAGAGGACTCCTGTGCCAGCCTCAAGTCACCCAGGTTCCGACCCTGGGACATCTTCCCTGCAAAGGTGTCGCTTTGAGCCTGAGGTGCTGACACTCTCTTTCGTTCttgagcttttatttatttatttatttttcaggattTATGACCCAAatactttagtttttcttttaaaaaaagtaactctCAATatggatgttttctttttctttttctttttttaattccaaatggCTAAACAAATACCTACTATATGACTTCTTTGGGGAGGTACAAAAAATTTTTGCATTTCAATGGAAAACATGCATTGTCTACAGGGTACCCTTTCAAGTTATCAGATTCTGGCCCTATTCATTGTCTTTGAGTTGTTTTGCCATGCTTTCTAAATTGTAGGCAACTGATATGTAAATTTCATCTTGTCAGGTGGTGATTTTAATTGACTTCCTTCCCTCTGTGGAAAAACTAGTTTTGTCTCTGCaattatgtgagataataaatgtttcttattgTATAAATTGGGTTTTCCATTACTTGCAGGGAAGATCCTCCTGACTGACAGATGCTTATAAATTGGGGTTAGTAGTACTTCCTGCCTGCCCCACAGGATTGCCCTGTGAAAGCACTTTAAAAGGTGTTTGAGGATACATGTTCTAAAGGATGACGCAGAGTATATGGGAGGTATGATGCATAGGCCCTTAGCTGGCTGGAGGCTTTATAGCCTCTTCTTTGAGTCcaagaattagaaaggaaattaGTTCACATACACTTCCTCTAGGCTTTAACATAGCTGCAGTTTTTGCTTTTGATACTGTTACCGAACCCTGTCAGCCTGACACACAGCAAGCCAAACGCTGAGACACCAAAGTTTCCAGCCCAGAAAgagtttattcacaaggcagccaagtgaGGAGACAGGAGAACAAGTCTCAGCTCCGCCTCCCTGAAGACAGGGGATTGGGCTATTTTAGGGATAAGCAGGTGGTCTTAGgctggggaaaggtgattggaggcAGGTTAAAAGGTGAGGTAATTGATGTTCTGTGCACGTGCATCTGGGTTACATGCTTCTGCATATTCAAAATGGAGGCGCTTAGCATGATCTGTGAGTGGAGTTTTCCGGCCCTCTGACATCAAAAGGCCATTCACTGGACATCTGCACAGGCCCAGGTTCAGGGTCGGTGGTCCCAACCAGCCCCCAGCCAGCCTGCAGTGGGCGGGAGCAGACTCCAAATTCCTATAAAACCCCTGGGCTGTGTAAAGCTGGGAAGGGATGCaattaaagagaggaaaaaaagaaaaaaaaaacccaaaccttaaTCAATGAAGATATTTTTACAAGCAAAAGGGTTTTAATAATCTGTTCCCTTATCAGTTGTTCTGTAAGACAAGTTCAAGCATTTCTATTAGTTATCAGCTTCTGTTAACTATGGGGCAGGGTTTCAACGCTAAACTGCAAAACACAGTGCGACTCAGGTATTTGCAGTAAACTGGAAAGTGGCTATTGGAATTTAGGGAAAATGGTCAAGTAGAAAGGCCTTTAatgaatgcaatttttaaaacacagtgatCAATACTACAAGGTTTAATTAACTGTTGTtgaatttgtaaagaaaaaaaaatgttacctgccgttccagttctacaaggatcaagccatcagccactgcagttgCCCACGGACAGTGCACTCTGAGGgaaattcaggatggagaaaaacagcaaaCTTTCTGTGCTTTGGATATACCGCCCCTTAGGTATTTAAGATGAATATCTATGGAAGAGTTTCAAGTGACCCCAGATtgttgcatcttcccatacatagaaaagcactaaaatcattaacttgagctatctctgttctttgtgattagcaatACTCTTTTGACGCTTGACTACATGTTTTTCCCCAACAAAAAGGTTCATATatctcctggctcctccctttaCCTCTTGGAGTTCCTctgagctatctgagaggctgtctctcaggctatagtcctcaataaagtccccaaataaaacttaactcataaCTTTTACATTGTGTGATTTTCCTCGTCAACACATTTCATTACCAGTATGTCATTTGTCATTACCAGTATATTATTTGTCCCAGTCCTGTAGGTGGTTGAGTTTCTAGCTCATTGTAGTACTGAGGTCTGATTTCCAGCACTTCTGTCATCTCTAAGGGGTGTTAGTTAGTCTGCGCAAACTCTTAGCACATAAACAAGTGCTCTTTATTAAATCCTCTTTGAAGATTACAGTTACTATAGAACTCCTCTTCACTGACCCCTCCCTCCAGAAAAATTACAAGCACTTGAAAATTAGAgtctaaatttttttgtttgtctaagCATGTTCTGAATACTGGGTTTGTGTTAGGCTTTATTAACACTTGGTCTTCAGGCTATAAAACCTTTCACCTCAAGCGTCCTCACTCTTCTAGCAGCTTCGATTGAATGGACAAAGAGGAGGAGACATCTTCCTAAAAAACAATCGTCTTCAAGGTTTGAAATCTTGTGACCAAAGTCATGGTTATAAAAGTCAGAAGGGGCCAGGTTTCTGTGAGCTCATCTTTACTCTGGGTTAGAATttaatggggttttttttgtttgtttttgtttttgttttgccatgCCACGaggtgtgttttttgttgttgttgttttggggtttttttttgcggtacgcgggcctctcactgtcgtggcctctcccgtcgcggagcacaggttccggatgcgcaggctcagcggccatggctcacgggcccagccactctgcggcatgtgggatcttcctggaccggggcacgaacccatgtccccggcatcggcaggcggactctcaaccactgcgccaccagggaagccctcacgaggtgtgttttattttcattaatcatACAAATAACTTTCTATAGTATTCCAGGGCAAACCAGAGAATTTGGCAGTCCCATTGGAGGGTCCCCTCAGAGACCTATGGGCTGGTGGCATCAGCAAGGAGTGCCTGGGTTCACAGTGCAGCTTGTCGCTCATGTCCATCTTGCAGGTGGCTCTTCCTCCACATCACAGCTCGGGTCTCCAAGATGATGGGAGCGGAGGATCCTCCAGGTTCTCAGAAAATTTCAATCCGCTTGCTTCTCCTGCTCTGTGATCTCTTTGGTCAGCAGGGTGTTCTTCTCCTGTGCCTCCGTCTTCTTCAGCTTGGCCTTATTGAAGCTGGTGATTTCCCCCATGTCCTGCTTACCTGCCATTTTCTTAAAACAATCCGAGAAGTTCTGCTCCAGGCCCACAGTCCCAGTGCTCCTACTCACGTTGCTGCAGCAAGAGACTAGAATTAATtgtgaaatcattttaaaaagctgtggCAGACTTCTTATATCTTCATTCCTGAGCACAAACAAGCtctaaccaaccaaccaacaggtCTATGGATCTATCGTGTTTtcgtttttgggtttttttagacctatttttaaaaggtaaatacgTATTCACTCTTACGCTGG
Encoded proteins:
- the LOC116759424 gene encoding thymosin beta-10-like, whose amino-acid sequence is MAGKQDMGEITSFNKAKLKKTEAQEKNTLLTKEITEQEKQAD